A window of Actinobacillus suis ATCC 33415 contains these coding sequences:
- the gorA gene encoding glutathione-disulfide reductase — protein MTKHYDYLAIGGGSGGIASINRAASYGKKCAIIEAKYLGGTCVNVGCVPKKVMFYGAHIAEAINSYAPDYGFDVTVNNFDFAKLIESREAYISRIHTSYNNVLAKNNVDVFNGFAKFVDSKTVEVTYADGTTEQITADHILIATGGRPSIPAVKGAEFGIDSDGFFALRELPKRVAVVGAGYIAVEIAGVLNSLGSETHLFVRQHAPLRNQDPLIVETLVEVLAQDGITLHTQAIPQEVSKNADGSLVLKLADGRETTVDCLIWAIGREPACDKINLDVVGVKTNAKGQIIVDKFQNTNVPNIYAVGDIIEGGIELTPVAVAAGRRLSERLFNNKPNEHLDYNLVPTVVFSHPPIGTVGLTEPQAIEQYGAENVKVYKSSFTAMYTAVTQHRQPCRMKLVCVGKDEKIVGLHGIGFGVDEMIQGFAVAIKMGATKADFDNTVAIHPTGSEEFVTMR, from the coding sequence ATGACAAAACATTATGACTATTTAGCCATTGGTGGCGGCAGCGGTGGTATTGCTTCAATCAATCGTGCGGCAAGTTATGGTAAAAAATGTGCGATCATTGAAGCGAAATATCTCGGCGGTACTTGTGTGAACGTGGGCTGTGTGCCTAAAAAAGTGATGTTTTACGGTGCGCATATTGCAGAGGCGATTAATAGCTATGCGCCGGATTACGGTTTTGATGTGACAGTAAATAATTTTGATTTTGCGAAATTAATCGAAAGTCGTGAAGCCTATATTTCTCGTATTCATACTTCATACAACAATGTCTTAGCTAAAAATAATGTTGATGTGTTTAACGGTTTTGCTAAATTTGTTGATAGCAAAACGGTTGAGGTGACGTATGCAGATGGCACTACCGAACAAATTACTGCAGATCATATTTTAATTGCAACCGGTGGTCGCCCGTCTATTCCGGCGGTTAAAGGGGCTGAATTCGGTATTGATTCGGATGGTTTCTTTGCATTACGTGAGTTACCGAAACGTGTTGCGGTAGTCGGTGCCGGTTATATTGCGGTTGAAATTGCCGGTGTATTAAACAGCTTAGGTTCTGAAACGCATTTATTTGTGCGTCAACATGCACCGTTACGTAATCAAGATCCGCTTATCGTTGAAACGTTAGTGGAAGTATTAGCGCAAGACGGTATTACGCTACATACTCAAGCGATTCCGCAAGAAGTTAGTAAAAATGCTGACGGTTCATTAGTATTAAAATTAGCGGATGGTAGAGAAACAACAGTTGATTGCTTAATTTGGGCGATTGGTCGTGAACCGGCGTGCGATAAAATCAATCTTGATGTAGTAGGTGTGAAAACCAACGCTAAAGGTCAGATTATCGTAGATAAATTCCAAAATACCAATGTGCCGAATATTTATGCGGTCGGCGATATTATTGAAGGCGGTATTGAATTAACACCGGTAGCTGTAGCAGCGGGGCGCCGTTTATCTGAACGTTTATTTAACAATAAACCGAATGAACATTTAGATTACAATTTAGTGCCTACGGTGGTATTTAGCCACCCACCTATCGGCACGGTCGGCTTAACCGAGCCACAAGCAATAGAGCAGTATGGTGCTGAAAATGTAAAAGTGTATAAATCTTCATTTACGGCAATGTATACTGCTGTAACACAACACCGTCAGCCTTGTCGAATGAAGTTAGTCTGTGTTGGTAAAGACGAAAAAATCGTTGGCTTACACGGTATCGGTTTCGGCGTTGATGAAATGATCCAAGGATTTGCAGTCGCGATTAAAATGGGAGCAACAAAAGCTGATTTTGATAACACTGTGGCTATTCATCCAACAGGATCAGAAGAATTTGTAACTATGCGCTAA
- the tnpA gene encoding IS200/IS605 family transposase, which produces MASKSNDDSSLSHTKWNCKYHIVFIPKYRRKTIYGKLRIDIGGILRQLCNYKNVEILEAHAMKDHIHMLVKIPPKLAVSSFMGYLKGKSSLMIFERHANLKYKYGNRNFWAKGYYVSTVGLNTKVVEEYIRNQEKEDMVSDSLSKKEYIDPFKG; this is translated from the coding sequence ATGGCAAGTAAATCCAATGACGATTCAAGTCTATCACACACAAAGTGGAACTGTAAGTATCATATTGTTTTTATCCCGAAATACAGGAGAAAGACAATTTATGGAAAGTTACGTATAGATATAGGCGGCATATTAAGGCAATTATGTAACTACAAAAATGTAGAAATCCTCGAAGCTCACGCGATGAAAGATCATATTCATATGCTAGTAAAAATACCGCCCAAATTAGCCGTATCAAGTTTTATGGGCTATCTGAAAGGAAAATCTTCACTGATGATATTTGAAAGGCATGCGAATTTGAAATATAAGTATGGGAACAGAAACTTTTGGGCGAAAGGATACTATGTCAGTACGGTAGGTTTAAATACAAAAGTTGTTGAAGAATATATCAGGAATCAAGAGAAGGAGGATATGGTTTCGGATAGTTTATCGAAGAAAGAATATATAGACCCCTTTAAGGGGTAA
- a CDS encoding TatD family hydrolase: protein MQFFDTHTHLDYVAESVNLSITQLVENAKHSNVTRILIVSVFAKNFVKVTACAKQAPKHLVYGLGLHPLYIQQHQTVHLDYLESLLAQQDPQCTAIAEIGLERAVETLCTPELWYKQCEYLEAQLGFAKRFNLPVNLHSRKSHDQLSVFLKKAQLSHTGVIHGFAGSYDQAKRFVDLGYKIGVGGTITYARANKTREAIRKLPLESLLLETDSPDMPVFGFQGKPNRPERLAVTFQSLCELRDESPQEIAESIWQTSEKLFWYK from the coding sequence ATGCAATTCTTCGATACCCATACTCATCTGGATTATGTAGCAGAAAGCGTCAACCTTTCCATTACTCAACTTGTTGAAAATGCCAAACATTCAAATGTCACTCGTATTTTAATTGTGTCGGTATTTGCAAAAAATTTTGTAAAAGTGACCGCTTGTGCTAAGCAAGCACCGAAACATTTGGTTTACGGCTTAGGATTACACCCGCTTTATATTCAACAACACCAAACGGTTCATTTAGATTATTTAGAATCGTTATTAGCACAACAAGATCCACAATGTACTGCAATTGCGGAAATTGGTTTAGAAAGAGCGGTAGAAACACTTTGTACCCCCGAACTTTGGTATAAGCAGTGTGAATATTTAGAAGCACAACTTGGTTTTGCCAAGCGGTTTAATTTACCGGTAAATTTACATTCTCGGAAAAGCCATGACCAACTTTCGGTCTTTCTGAAAAAAGCCCAATTATCGCATACGGGAGTAATTCACGGATTTGCTGGAAGTTATGACCAAGCAAAGCGCTTTGTTGATTTAGGTTATAAAATTGGGGTGGGTGGTACAATCACCTACGCAAGAGCCAATAAAACCAGAGAGGCTATTCGTAAGCTGCCTTTAGAAAGTTTATTACTGGAAACTGACTCGCCCGATATGCCTGTATTTGGCTTTCAAGGAAAACCAAACCGTCCAGAGCGATTGGCTGTGACTTTCCAATCTCTTTGTGAATTACGCGATGAATCACCACAAGAAATTGCCGAGTCCATCTGGCAAACCAGTGAGAAATTATTTTGGTATAAATAA
- a CDS encoding carbon starvation CstA family protein, with translation MLWFFFCVAVLVLGYFVYGKIIEKIFVINPKKTTPAYAMNDGVDYMPMSKTKIWLIQLLNIAGTGPIFGPILGALYGPVAMLWIVIGCIFAGAVHDYFCGMLSIRNGGATMPALAGKFLGRPVKVFINVMALVLLLLVGVVFVASPAQLMATITMDVFGATGGTLQLNDAEALHHAVEAGGLTVWGMDKATVISVWTLLIFAYYILATLLPIDKIIGRIYPFFGALLLFMSLGMVYGLITAHFSATDPIEFFRTINADGQGLTWEKFTQNFQVKGDVPIWPLLFLTISCGALSGFHATQTPLMARCAENESEGRFIFYGAMITEGVIALVWCMVGLAFYENPQALQDAISAGSPSKVVYDSSLHFLGFIGGIFAVLGVVVLPITSGDTAFRAARLQLAELFKIDQRSLTKRLMIAVPLFALGFVVSKIDFSILWRYFTWANQMTAMVMLWTAAAYLYRYKKFHWVCSIPAWFITTVCATYLFYNKIGFGLDYQLSVYLGIAATIICIVLFFTMLKPLGERDEDAYVAN, from the coding sequence ATGTTGTGGTTTTTCTTTTGTGTAGCAGTTCTCGTACTAGGCTACTTTGTCTATGGGAAGATCATTGAGAAAATCTTTGTGATCAACCCGAAAAAAACAACACCGGCTTATGCGATGAATGATGGTGTTGACTATATGCCAATGTCAAAAACAAAAATTTGGCTCATTCAATTATTAAATATTGCCGGTACAGGCCCTATTTTTGGTCCAATCCTTGGTGCGTTATACGGACCGGTGGCGATGCTTTGGATCGTAATCGGTTGTATTTTTGCCGGTGCGGTACACGATTACTTCTGCGGTATGTTGAGCATTCGTAACGGTGGCGCAACAATGCCGGCTTTAGCGGGTAAATTCTTAGGTCGTCCAGTTAAAGTATTTATTAATGTGATGGCGCTTGTTCTTCTCTTACTTGTTGGTGTGGTATTCGTAGCAAGCCCAGCACAATTAATGGCAACCATTACGATGGACGTCTTCGGTGCGACAGGTGGTACATTACAACTAAACGATGCGGAAGCACTTCACCATGCGGTTGAAGCTGGCGGCTTAACGGTTTGGGGTATGGATAAAGCAACCGTTATTTCGGTATGGACGCTACTCATCTTTGCTTACTATATCTTAGCAACCTTACTTCCAATTGATAAAATTATCGGTCGCATCTATCCATTCTTCGGGGCATTATTACTGTTTATGTCGCTCGGAATGGTATATGGTTTAATCACTGCACACTTCAGTGCAACTGATCCAATTGAATTCTTCCGTACGATTAATGCGGACGGTCAAGGTTTAACATGGGAAAAATTCACGCAAAACTTCCAAGTGAAGGGCGATGTTCCGATTTGGCCTTTATTATTCTTAACTATTTCTTGTGGTGCACTATCAGGTTTCCACGCAACGCAAACCCCGTTAATGGCACGTTGTGCGGAAAATGAAAGCGAAGGTCGCTTTATTTTCTATGGAGCAATGATTACTGAAGGTGTTATCGCATTAGTATGGTGTATGGTGGGTCTTGCATTCTATGAAAACCCACAAGCGTTACAAGATGCGATTTCTGCAGGTTCACCGTCTAAAGTAGTTTATGACAGCTCATTACACTTCTTAGGCTTTATCGGTGGTATTTTCGCCGTATTAGGCGTAGTAGTATTACCAATTACTTCAGGTGATACGGCATTCCGTGCCGCACGTTTACAATTGGCTGAACTCTTTAAAATTGATCAACGTTCATTAACTAAACGCTTAATGATTGCTGTACCGTTATTCGCATTAGGTTTCGTGGTATCAAAAATTGACTTCAGTATCTTATGGCGTTACTTCACTTGGGCAAACCAAATGACAGCAATGGTAATGCTTTGGACTGCCGCAGCATATTTATATCGTTATAAAAAATTCCACTGGGTATGTTCAATCCCAGCGTGGTTTATTACAACCGTATGCGCAACCTACTTGTTCTATAATAAAATCGGCTTCGGTTTAGATTATCAACTTTCAGTTTACTTAGGTATAGCAGCAACAATTATTTGTATCGTACTATTCTTCACTATGCTTAAACCATTAGGTGAACGTGATGAAGATGCTTATGTAGCAAATTAA
- the malQ gene encoding 4-alpha-glucanotransferase: MLTKQKRKITMKSLHPYLNPYFFDEYGRRRYASQAVCHKIAKRLGSPKSKPIIPPVKVATEGQAVYIRLNLANSNKALQARWQLHLENGEIRCGKVKRNAINLPKDLPLGYHHLQLKSEHYSLNCRLIITPKTAFQPKELQQKQKLWGAILQLYTLRSEHNWGIGDFSDLKTFLSRLAEKGGDFVGLNPIHAIFPANPESASPYSPSSRLWQNIIYIDVAAIDAFQQSSEAQAWFHSAEVQQQLIEARAKDYVDYSQVMGLKLEGLRLAYATFVQQDQQAFEQFINEYGESLKVQGTFDALHYWLSSQFSEQWGWNFWAQEYQDYASNAVQTFQTEHSQLVRFYMWLQFVAQQQLRACNQLAKALNMPIGFYRDLAVGVADNGAETWADKELFVLDASVGAPPDIMAPNGQNWGLSPMHPEVLQARGYQPFIDLLRANMKDCGALRIDHILGFARMWWVAKGDSAKNGAYVRYPLEDLLAILALESQRNQCLIIAEALGTVPKGMLQKLEDKGILAYNIFYFEWDQHGSKPLANYPYQAMTTLSTHDLPTLQGYWKGYDFDLGKKFGVYPSEKVLNILKQSRHFNKEAIRQAVEKVQDLAKDSEGVNLKFVHQLQMYVADTNSALFGTQPEDWLNMLEPVNIPGTSNEYPNWRRKLSRTIGEIFSHEQINQLLESFKYKRNK, encoded by the coding sequence ATGCTCACTAAGCAAAAAAGGAAAATCACAATGAAATCGCTTCACCCATACCTTAATCCTTATTTCTTTGATGAATATGGCAGACGCCGTTATGCCAGCCAAGCGGTCTGTCACAAAATTGCAAAACGCTTAGGTTCTCCTAAAAGCAAACCTATTATTCCTCCTGTAAAGGTAGCAACAGAAGGACAAGCGGTCTATATTCGACTAAATCTTGCAAATAGCAATAAAGCATTACAAGCTCGCTGGCAACTTCACTTAGAAAACGGTGAAATACGTTGCGGTAAAGTAAAACGTAATGCGATCAATTTACCGAAAGATCTGCCTCTCGGCTATCATCATTTACAGCTTAAAAGTGAGCATTATTCACTGAACTGCCGCCTGATTATTACGCCGAAAACTGCTTTCCAGCCAAAAGAATTACAACAAAAACAAAAATTATGGGGCGCAATTTTACAACTCTATACGCTTCGTTCCGAACATAATTGGGGCATCGGCGATTTTAGCGATTTGAAAACCTTCTTAAGTCGACTTGCTGAAAAAGGTGGTGATTTTGTTGGGCTAAATCCAATTCATGCGATTTTCCCAGCCAATCCGGAAAGTGCCAGCCCTTATAGCCCCTCATCTCGTTTATGGCAAAACATTATTTATATCGATGTAGCAGCGATTGATGCCTTCCAACAATCTAGCGAAGCGCAAGCCTGGTTTCATTCCGCAGAAGTTCAACAACAGCTTATTGAGGCAAGAGCAAAAGACTACGTAGATTATTCGCAAGTGATGGGCTTAAAACTCGAAGGATTACGTTTAGCCTATGCCACTTTCGTTCAGCAAGATCAACAAGCTTTCGAACAATTTATCAATGAATACGGCGAAAGCCTAAAAGTGCAAGGTACATTCGACGCACTACATTATTGGTTATCCAGCCAATTTAGCGAGCAATGGGGTTGGAATTTCTGGGCGCAAGAATATCAAGACTACGCATCAAATGCAGTACAGACATTCCAAACGGAACATAGCCAATTAGTTCGTTTCTATATGTGGTTGCAATTTGTGGCTCAACAGCAATTAAGAGCGTGTAATCAATTGGCAAAAGCACTCAATATGCCTATCGGCTTTTACCGTGATTTAGCGGTAGGCGTTGCCGATAACGGTGCGGAAACTTGGGCGGATAAAGAGTTATTTGTGCTAGATGCCTCTGTCGGTGCACCACCGGATATTATGGCACCAAACGGACAAAACTGGGGCTTATCACCGATGCATCCGGAAGTGCTACAAGCTAGAGGATACCAGCCATTTATTGATTTATTACGTGCCAATATGAAAGATTGCGGTGCATTACGTATCGACCACATTCTTGGTTTTGCACGTATGTGGTGGGTGGCAAAAGGCGATTCGGCTAAAAACGGCGCTTATGTACGTTATCCGCTAGAAGATTTGTTAGCAATTCTTGCGTTAGAAAGTCAGCGAAATCAGTGTTTAATCATTGCTGAAGCACTTGGTACAGTACCGAAAGGTATGCTACAGAAATTAGAAGACAAAGGTATTCTCGCTTATAACATTTTCTATTTTGAATGGGATCAACACGGCAGTAAGCCATTAGCTAATTATCCATATCAAGCGATGACGACACTCAGTACGCATGATTTACCAACCCTACAAGGCTACTGGAAAGGCTACGACTTTGATTTAGGCAAGAAATTTGGTGTTTACCCAAGTGAGAAAGTGCTTAATATTCTGAAACAAAGTCGCCATTTCAATAAAGAAGCGATTAGACAAGCGGTCGAAAAAGTCCAAGATCTTGCAAAAGATAGCGAAGGCGTAAACTTAAAATTTGTACATCAATTACAAATGTATGTAGCGGATACCAATTCTGCTTTATTTGGCACTCAGCCGGAAGATTGGCTAAATATGCTCGAGCCGGTAAATATTCCCGGAACAAGTAATGAATATCCGAATTGGCGTAGAAAATTAAGTCGTACTATCGGCGAAATTTTCAGCCACGAGCAAATCAATCAATTGCTTGAATCTTTCAAATATAAACGAAATAAATAA
- the malG gene encoding maltose ABC transporter permease MalG codes for MAIVQPKSMKLRLFSTHLFLICFCAIILFPMLMIIGISLRPGNLAIGELIPSEISLEHWKLALGISVTHADGSITPPPFPVLLWLWNSVKVAGITALITLALSTTAAYAFARLRFAGKSLLLKSMLIFQMFPAVLSLVALYALFDRLSDYIPFLGLNTHGGVIFAYLGGIAMHVWTIKGYFETIDKSLEEAAALDGASPWQTFRLILLPLSVPILAVVFILSFISSIIEVPVASLLLRDVDNYTLAVGMQQYLHPQNYLWGDFAAAAILSAIPITLVFLLAQRWLVGGLTAGGVKG; via the coding sequence ATGGCTATTGTTCAACCTAAATCAATGAAATTGCGTTTATTTTCCACGCATCTTTTTCTAATCTGTTTTTGTGCGATTATCTTATTCCCGATGCTGATGATTATCGGTATTTCATTACGTCCCGGAAACCTAGCAATCGGTGAATTGATCCCAAGTGAAATTTCACTTGAACACTGGAAACTCGCCTTAGGCATTAGTGTTACTCATGCGGACGGAAGTATAACCCCACCGCCATTCCCTGTTTTACTTTGGCTATGGAATTCCGTCAAAGTCGCGGGTATTACCGCTCTAATTACCCTCGCACTTTCAACCACTGCTGCGTATGCTTTTGCACGCTTACGTTTTGCCGGTAAAAGTTTATTACTGAAATCGATGTTAATTTTCCAAATGTTTCCGGCGGTACTTTCATTAGTCGCGTTATATGCCTTATTTGATCGTCTAAGCGATTACATTCCGTTCTTAGGTTTAAATACGCACGGCGGAGTAATCTTTGCTTACTTAGGCGGTATCGCAATGCATGTTTGGACAATCAAAGGCTATTTTGAAACTATTGATAAATCGCTTGAGGAAGCCGCTGCCCTCGACGGAGCAAGCCCGTGGCAAACTTTCCGCTTAATTTTACTACCGCTTTCCGTACCAATTTTAGCAGTTGTATTTATCCTCTCGTTTATCTCAAGCATTATCGAAGTACCGGTTGCTTCCCTATTGTTACGAGATGTTGATAACTACACGCTTGCAGTAGGAATGCAACAGTATTTACACCCGCAAAACTACCTCTGGGGCGACTTTGCCGCAGCAGCCATCTTGTCTGCTATCCCAATCACACTTGTATTCTTATTAGCACAACGCTGGTTAGTCGGTGGTTTAACTGCCGGTGGCGTAAAAGGATAA
- the malF gene encoding maltose ABC transporter permease MalF → MPTSNTMPPSQLWAKRLFIGLLYLLSFYLVFTIYLQGEILFALLVLVVVTTGIYIFSNQSTYRWRYVYPGVSAMGIFVLFPLICTVVIAFTNYSGSNQLNFKQVVRQLQNQTYAAGDHLNFKLLQTNENQYQLALSNPNSQKNYLSEPLVLDALPAELAVTEVEQLPNISVAPLKTITQNRTKLQAIKVLLPSEQIVTMSSLRQFAEQKTRYTFDEQNQILTNNESGERYKPNDDIGFFQPIDEQGNFTGNRLEPGYTVSVGWQNFVKILTDDGVQEPFIKIFIWTVVFALLTVIFTTLLGMIFASLVQWEALKGKAVYRLLLILPYAVPGFISILVFKGLFNQSFGEINLILNQLFGIRPEWFNDPFLAKAMLLIVNTWLGYPYMMIVCMGLLKAIPHELYEASAIDGASVWQNFTKITMPLLVKPLMPLMIASFAFNFNNFVLIQLLTNGGPNMVGTTTPAGHTDLLVSYTYRIAFEGSGTQDFGLAAAIAVIIFLLVSGLALFQIRMTKLSQD, encoded by the coding sequence ATGCCAACATCAAATACAATGCCCCCTTCTCAACTTTGGGCTAAACGTCTATTTATCGGATTACTCTATCTGCTTTCTTTCTACCTCGTGTTCACCATTTATCTACAAGGCGAAATTCTCTTTGCCTTACTTGTTTTAGTTGTTGTGACCACAGGGATCTATATTTTTTCAAATCAATCAACTTATCGTTGGCGCTATGTTTACCCTGGCGTTTCTGCTATGGGGATTTTTGTGTTATTCCCGTTAATCTGTACTGTCGTTATCGCCTTTACAAATTATAGCGGATCCAATCAACTTAACTTTAAACAAGTCGTCCGCCAATTACAAAATCAGACTTACGCAGCAGGCGATCATCTGAATTTTAAATTGCTGCAAACTAATGAAAATCAGTATCAACTTGCATTAAGTAACCCTAATTCGCAAAAAAATTATCTTTCTGAACCGCTTGTATTGGATGCCCTCCCTGCTGAATTAGCTGTAACTGAAGTAGAGCAGCTCCCTAACATCTCGGTTGCCCCTTTAAAAACAATTACGCAAAACCGAACTAAATTACAAGCAATAAAAGTATTATTACCAAGCGAACAAATCGTTACGATGAGTTCTCTCCGCCAATTTGCTGAACAAAAAACACGCTATACATTTGATGAACAAAATCAGATCTTAACGAATAATGAGAGTGGTGAACGCTATAAACCGAATGATGATATCGGCTTTTTCCAACCTATTGACGAACAAGGTAATTTTACAGGCAATCGACTAGAACCAGGTTATACCGTTTCAGTAGGTTGGCAAAATTTCGTCAAAATCTTAACTGATGATGGTGTTCAAGAACCATTCATTAAAATCTTTATTTGGACTGTCGTATTTGCCCTTTTAACTGTGATTTTTACAACTTTACTCGGTATGATTTTTGCTTCGCTCGTACAATGGGAAGCATTAAAAGGTAAAGCGGTCTATCGTCTGTTATTAATTTTACCTTACGCCGTACCCGGCTTTATTTCGATTTTAGTCTTCAAAGGTTTATTTAACCAAAGTTTCGGTGAAATCAACCTCATTCTGAACCAATTATTCGGTATCCGTCCGGAATGGTTTAATGATCCGTTCTTAGCCAAAGCAATGTTACTGATTGTGAATACTTGGTTAGGCTACCCGTATATGATGATTGTTTGCATGGGCTTGCTAAAAGCGATTCCGCACGAGTTATATGAAGCTTCTGCGATTGATGGCGCAAGCGTATGGCAAAATTTCACGAAAATTACCATGCCATTGCTAGTTAAACCACTTATGCCGTTAATGATTGCCAGCTTCGCTTTTAACTTTAATAACTTTGTATTAATTCAGTTATTAACTAACGGTGGCCCAAATATGGTAGGCACAACAACACCGGCTGGTCATACCGATTTACTGGTCAGTTACACTTATCGTATTGCCTTTGAAGGTAGCGGTACACAAGACTTTGGTTTAGCGGCTGCAATCGCCGTCATCATCTTCTTGCTAGTAAGCGGATTAGCATTATTCCAAATCAGAATGACGAAATTATCACAAGATTAA